From Pseudoleptotrichia goodfellowii, a single genomic window includes:
- a CDS encoding tetratricopeptide repeat protein, which yields MKKRIILGIIVLIATFNTFSEELSSEELFNTGLKYHTEKNYKEAEKYYKESFLKKADGDTAYNLGVLYDTTKDVKQAEKYYKEAVRLGQVKAYYKLGYLYSKNKNKNLAIENYKQAVEKTKNVDAMYNLGLIYEETNQKNEAIKYFQMAADKGDKDSYDNLGNLYMETGNLALAEKNYKIAADKYNNAEAAYNLGVLYEKKNDNKNAIKYFEKAMSAGIKGGYYRLGLLYDEVKDSKKAEQYYKLAVDKENDDTAAYNLAVLYEKSGKLSEAEKYFLSAYNKNKTGKSALNLGTIYEKQKKYDLAEKYYKEAMNSGEKQKAAYNLIYLYQEQNKGEKAAEILKNMDGVNEDPELLYNIALSYDTANNKVEAEKYYLKAIEKGKLTIAMNNLAILYYEQKKLQESLKYYKILVDDYGKTENAYNTGLIYSQLKQPKEAIKYFEIALNKAGNKNALYNLGVSYYDLGDKNTAKKYLKQAAGNGDKDAQLMLDGME from the coding sequence ATGAAAAAAAGAATCATCTTGGGAATAATAGTTTTAATAGCAACATTTAACACTTTTTCAGAGGAACTTTCTTCAGAAGAACTGTTTAATACCGGACTTAAATATCATACCGAAAAAAATTATAAAGAAGCTGAAAAATATTATAAAGAATCATTTTTGAAAAAAGCCGACGGAGATACTGCTTATAATCTTGGAGTTTTATATGATACCACAAAAGATGTAAAACAGGCTGAAAAATATTATAAAGAAGCTGTGAGATTGGGACAGGTAAAGGCTTATTATAAATTGGGATATTTATATTCAAAAAATAAAAATAAAAATCTTGCAATAGAAAACTATAAACAGGCAGTGGAAAAGACAAAAAATGTAGATGCAATGTACAATTTAGGGCTGATATACGAAGAAACAAACCAAAAAAATGAAGCAATAAAGTATTTTCAAATGGCTGCCGATAAAGGAGATAAAGATTCTTATGATAATTTGGGAAATCTGTATATGGAAACGGGAAATCTTGCTTTAGCTGAAAAAAATTACAAAATAGCTGCGGATAAGTATAATAATGCTGAAGCAGCATATAATCTCGGTGTGCTTTACGAGAAAAAGAACGATAATAAAAATGCGATAAAATATTTTGAGAAAGCAATGTCAGCAGGGATAAAAGGAGGATACTACAGACTGGGTCTTTTATATGACGAGGTAAAAGACTCTAAAAAAGCTGAACAGTATTATAAATTGGCTGTAGATAAAGAAAATGACGACACGGCTGCATATAATCTGGCAGTACTTTATGAAAAATCGGGAAAATTGTCTGAAGCTGAGAAATATTTTTTGAGTGCCTATAATAAAAATAAGACAGGAAAATCGGCTTTGAATTTGGGAACGATTTACGAGAAACAGAAAAAATATGATTTGGCGGAAAAATATTATAAAGAAGCTATGAATTCAGGAGAAAAACAGAAAGCGGCATATAACTTGATATACTTGTATCAGGAACAGAACAAAGGAGAAAAAGCGGCAGAAATATTAAAGAATATGGACGGAGTAAATGAAGATCCGGAATTGCTTTATAATATTGCCCTTTCCTATGACACTGCCAATAATAAAGTCGAAGCCGAAAAATATTATTTGAAAGCAATAGAAAAAGGGAAACTTACCATAGCTATGAATAACCTTGCTATACTTTATTATGAGCAGAAAAAACTTCAGGAATCTTTGAAATATTATAAAATTTTAGTAGATGATTACGGTAAAACTGAAAATGCTTATAATACAGGATTAATTTACTCTCAGCTGAAACAGCCGAAGGAAGCGATAAAGTATTTTGAAATAGCATTGAATAAAGCGGGAAATAAAAATGCTCTGTATAATCTCGGTGTTTCCTATTATGATTTGGGAGACAAAAATACTGCAAAAAAATATTTGAAACAGGCTGCAGGCAACGGAGATAAAGATGCTCAGCTGATGCTCGACGGAATGGAGTAA
- a CDS encoding tetratricopeptide repeat protein: MKGNTLKIILFLILSVCSFSINYDEYLRKELTDFGVRKNSIDTFFQGKKALEEMAPINEIEALFFKAIELDKRNYMAYQYLGTEALIHDRDKNKSIEYYKKSLKINPKNFEIYLNMGYIYEEEGNYEMAFKEYEKLKKIVPNSPESYYAAASLNFKLGKFSNMLNDAQKALKLYESPSYNLDMKEKYIMDAQFLILVSFFEQEKYEEALNYFFIVGPNMKKNNFDSFPKLLNVATEVINTKLESKNKKIYEEKLKKIKR; this comes from the coding sequence ATGAAAGGAAATACATTAAAAATAATTTTATTCTTAATCTTATCTGTTTGTTCATTTTCTATTAATTATGATGAATATTTGAGAAAAGAACTTACAGATTTTGGTGTCAGAAAAAATTCAATAGATACTTTTTTTCAAGGAAAAAAGGCACTTGAAGAGATGGCACCGATTAATGAGATAGAAGCTTTATTTTTTAAAGCTATAGAGTTGGATAAGAGAAATTATATGGCCTATCAATATTTAGGAACAGAAGCTTTAATACATGACAGAGATAAAAATAAGAGTATAGAATATTATAAAAAGTCATTGAAAATTAATCCTAAAAATTTTGAAATATATTTGAATATGGGATATATATATGAAGAAGAGGGAAATTATGAAATGGCTTTTAAAGAATATGAAAAACTTAAAAAGATAGTCCCTAATTCTCCTGAAAGTTATTACGCTGCAGCATCTTTAAATTTCAAATTGGGAAAATTTTCAAATATGTTGAATGATGCTCAAAAAGCTCTCAAATTATATGAGAGTCCGTCATATAATTTGGATATGAAAGAAAAGTATATAATGGATGCACAGTTTTTAATTTTAGTAAGTTTTTTTGAACAGGAAAAATACGAAGAAGCATTAAATTACTTTTTTATTGTCGGTCCGAACATGAAAAAGAACAATTTTGACAGTTTTCCTAAATTATTGAACGTAGCAACAGAGGTTATTAATACAAAATTAGAATCTAAAAATAAGAAAATATATGAAGAAAAATTGAAAAAAATAAAAAGATAG
- the coaE gene encoding dephospho-CoA kinase (Dephospho-CoA kinase (CoaE) performs the final step in coenzyme A biosynthesis.), translated as MIIGLTGGIGTGKSTVSNIFRQKGIPVVDADIIAREVIDYPEVVNMIVENFGSEILEEETEQEKGQNKFKKKKISRNKLGQIVFKDEKKVGILNSIMHPLIIKVMKEQTEKLKKDNKIIVADVPLLFEIHLEKEFDITVLVYADKETQIKRIMKRDKRTLEQAEDIINSQMDIEEKKKKSNYIIYNNGDFEKLTEKTEKFLKSLKNM; from the coding sequence ATGATAATAGGGCTGACAGGCGGAATCGGGACAGGAAAAAGTACGGTGAGTAATATATTCAGGCAAAAAGGAATTCCTGTTGTAGATGCTGATATTATTGCAAGAGAAGTTATTGATTATCCTGAAGTAGTGAATATGATAGTTGAAAATTTTGGCTCGGAAATACTGGAAGAGGAAACAGAGCAGGAAAAGGGGCAAAATAAATTTAAAAAGAAGAAAATTTCCAGAAATAAATTGGGACAAATAGTATTCAAAGATGAAAAAAAGGTGGGTATATTAAACTCTATAATGCATCCTTTAATTATAAAAGTAATGAAAGAGCAGACAGAAAAGCTCAAAAAAGATAATAAAATAATAGTTGCGGATGTACCGTTACTTTTTGAAATTCATCTTGAAAAAGAATTTGATATTACAGTACTGGTTTATGCGGATAAAGAAACACAGATAAAAAGAATTATGAAAAGAGACAAGAGAACATTGGAACAGGCTGAGGATATTATAAATTCTCAAATGGATATCGAGGAAAAAAAGAAAAAAAGTAACTATATTATTTACAATAACGGAGATTTTGAAAAATTAACCGAAAAAACTGAAAAATTTTTGAAAAGTCTCAAAAATATGTAA
- a CDS encoding LCP family protein, whose amino-acid sequence MKVFRRLVLLAVILCLGWLSIPFNVLVLGSDARPNQPLKGSRSDGIIVLKVTPLLAKIQMISIPRDTYTDVPCEKGGKVDKINHSYAFGGRECTIKAVEELLDTKINYSVLFRFDDVIALTDIIGGVDIVSNHTFTQDNQSFVQGQAYNIKGERALAYTRHRKTDSAFKRDERQRQVIQSIAKKLVSPAGWQYIPGVRNYMQEKMEVSFNPLRIISTLPAILINKTNFEQHEIKGDGKMIKGVWYFIPEQSSLDEAKKDFKIYF is encoded by the coding sequence ATGAAAGTGTTCAGAAGATTAGTTTTATTAGCAGTTATACTATGTTTAGGGTGGTTAAGCATTCCTTTTAATGTTCTTGTTTTAGGAAGCGATGCAAGGCCGAATCAACCTCTGAAAGGGTCAAGAAGTGACGGAATAATAGTTCTTAAGGTTACTCCTCTTCTTGCTAAAATTCAGATGATATCAATTCCGAGGGATACTTATACGGATGTTCCCTGTGAAAAAGGCGGAAAAGTGGATAAAATAAATCATTCGTATGCTTTCGGCGGGAGAGAATGTACGATAAAAGCAGTGGAAGAACTGCTCGATACAAAAATAAATTACAGTGTTTTATTCAGATTTGATGATGTAATAGCTCTGACAGATATAATCGGAGGCGTGGATATAGTTTCAAATCATACGTTTACACAGGATAATCAGTCGTTTGTACAGGGACAGGCTTATAATATAAAGGGAGAAAGAGCCTTAGCTTACACAAGACACAGAAAAACCGACAGTGCTTTTAAAAGAGATGAAAGACAAAGACAGGTTATTCAGAGTATTGCAAAAAAACTTGTTTCACCTGCAGGATGGCAGTATATTCCGGGAGTGCGTAATTATATGCAGGAAAAAATGGAAGTTTCATTTAATCCTTTAAGAATAATATCTACTTTACCGGCTATACTTATAAACAAAACGAATTTTGAGCAGCACGAGATAAAAGGTGACGGAAAAATGATAAAAGGAGTATGGTACTTTATTCCTGAACAAAGTTCTTTGGATGAAGCAAAAAAGGACTTTAAAATATATTTTTAA
- the yihA gene encoding ribosome biogenesis GTP-binding protein YihA/YsxC produces the protein MEIKKSEFVKSAVYEKDYPEKKGIEFSFIGRSNVGKSSLINSLTNRRNLARTSKTPGRTQLINYFLIDSEIYFVDLPGYGFAKVPEAVKRNWGNTIETYLKSERDKVVFLLLDLRRIPSGEDMEMLRWLEHYNIEYYIIFTKSDKLSNNEKAKQLKEIKKKLEFNNEDVFFSSALKNTGKEELLDFIYEKVKNYYKNK, from the coding sequence TTGGAAATAAAAAAATCGGAATTTGTAAAGTCGGCTGTCTATGAGAAAGATTATCCTGAAAAAAAAGGGATAGAATTTTCTTTTATAGGTAGATCCAACGTGGGAAAGTCTTCTCTTATAAATTCCCTTACTAATAGAAGAAATTTGGCGAGAACAAGTAAAACTCCGGGAAGAACACAACTTATAAATTATTTTCTGATAGACAGTGAAATATATTTTGTAGATTTGCCGGGATACGGTTTTGCAAAAGTACCCGAAGCGGTAAAAAGAAACTGGGGAAATACAATAGAAACTTATTTAAAATCCGAAAGAGACAAAGTAGTGTTTTTGCTTCTGGATTTGCGAAGAATCCCTTCGGGGGAAGATATGGAAATGCTCAGATGGCTTGAACATTATAATATCGAATATTATATAATTTTTACGAAGTCGGACAAGTTATCCAATAATGAAAAAGCAAAACAGTTAAAGGAAATAAAAAAGAAACTGGAATTTAACAATGAAGATGTGTTTTTCAGTTCTGCATTGAAAAATACAGGGAAAGAAGAATTATTGGATTTTATATATGAAAAGGTAAAAAATTATTATAAAAATAAATAA
- a CDS encoding LemA family protein, protein MPILMIILAIVAVLILIGVGAYNKYIRLKNLNEEGWSGIEVYLQKRLDLIPNLVNTVKGYATHEKETLENVVRLRSQMMSIDTKDIDNIEKIQKLENEMTKTLRSIMMLQENYPDLKANENFMSLQAQLSQIESEIQNSRKYYNGTARDRNTFVETFPNNIIGGFLGFKKAEFFNAAEGAEKAPEVKF, encoded by the coding sequence ATGCCGATATTGATGATAATTTTGGCGATTGTTGCAGTTTTGATTTTAATAGGAGTAGGTGCATACAATAAATATATCAGATTGAAAAATTTGAACGAAGAAGGATGGAGCGGAATAGAAGTTTATTTGCAAAAAAGACTTGATTTGATTCCTAACCTTGTAAATACTGTAAAAGGTTATGCTACACATGAAAAAGAAACTTTGGAAAATGTAGTAAGACTTAGAAGCCAGATGATGTCCATAGACACAAAGGATATAGATAATATTGAAAAAATTCAGAAATTGGAAAATGAAATGACAAAAACATTGAGATCGATAATGATGTTACAGGAAAACTATCCTGATTTAAAGGCTAATGAGAATTTTATGAGTTTACAGGCTCAATTATCTCAAATAGAGTCCGAAATACAAAATTCAAGAAAATATTATAACGGAACTGCAAGGGACAGAAATACTTTTGTAGAAACATTTCCTAATAATATAATAGGAGGCTTTTTAGGATTTAAAAAAGCTGAGTTCTTTAATGCTGCTGAAGGAGCAGAAAAAGCACCTGAAGTTAAGTTTTAA
- a CDS encoding DUF2207 family protein encodes MDAVIKMGIITLTILLIYSFITWLLFGKEDDYKKDVISIYEAPKELSSMFVSYILKKNKILSFELFYIGVLSLIEKGFLTVEDTAIFDEKKNSSIFLYFFPPDKENMEVINCTLNKELISDTHYRRKVLFEEEEMLLDALSDKGNIFYGKLNELFNEIKKNFKYKYKSRYNKKRLYKGNKMFLIPFVLAVTAFGVFACVYGKEDGILLLIIFPILFWVIIFSLLDISVIFSSLLSIPVKIICGIIFLFFTCQTFLLALEIIFSVGLPSLIPILITALFIIYIKVLGKYTPEGIEQLKIIEGIRKYIKSQRKMIFNKEEDLINHFRTLLSYTAAMNVEKETLELIEKDIEISIFKERRDYIREKLCINYYENRKEYEKEYIKYIFPKIYR; translated from the coding sequence ATGGATGCGGTTATAAAAATGGGAATAATAACATTAACAATACTTTTAATATACAGTTTTATCACATGGCTGTTATTCGGAAAAGAAGACGATTATAAAAAAGATGTTATTTCTATTTATGAGGCACCGAAAGAATTGTCTTCCATGTTTGTATCGTATATTTTAAAGAAAAATAAAATTTTGTCCTTTGAGTTATTTTATATAGGAGTGTTGTCATTAATAGAAAAAGGATTTTTAACAGTAGAAGATACTGCGATTTTTGATGAAAAGAAAAATAGCAGTATTTTTCTTTATTTTTTTCCGCCTGACAAAGAAAATATGGAAGTAATAAACTGTACTTTAAATAAAGAATTGATAAGTGACACGCACTATAGAAGAAAAGTTTTGTTTGAAGAAGAGGAAATGCTTTTAGATGCTCTTTCGGATAAGGGAAATATTTTTTATGGTAAATTGAATGAACTTTTTAATGAAATAAAGAAAAACTTTAAATACAAATATAAAAGCAGATATAATAAAAAAAGGCTTTATAAAGGGAATAAAATGTTTTTAATACCGTTTGTATTAGCCGTAACAGCTTTCGGAGTCTTTGCCTGTGTATACGGGAAAGAGGATGGAATACTGTTGTTGATTATTTTTCCTATTCTTTTTTGGGTTATAATTTTTTCTTTATTGGATATTTCTGTTATTTTTAGCAGTTTACTTTCTATACCGGTTAAAATAATATGCGGAATAATTTTTCTGTTTTTTACTTGCCAGACTTTTCTTTTAGCATTAGAAATTATATTTTCAGTAGGGTTACCTTCATTAATTCCGATATTGATTACCGCACTTTTTATTATTTATATAAAAGTATTAGGAAAATATACACCTGAAGGAATAGAACAGTTGAAAATAATCGAAGGTATAAGAAAATATATTAAAAGCCAGAGAAAAATGATATTTAACAAAGAGGAAGACTTGATAAATCATTTCAGAACACTGCTTTCTTATACTGCTGCAATGAATGTGGAAAAAGAAACTCTTGAATTGATAGAAAAAGATATTGAAATATCGATTTTCAAGGAAAGAAGAGATTATATAAGAGAAAAATTATGTATAAATTATTATGAAAACAGAAAAGAATACGAAAAAGAATATATAAAATATATTTTCCCAAAAATATACAGATAA
- a CDS encoding DUF2207 domain-containing protein, translating into MEYKSCRKQKKILVILFTFFSFFLINSKALKAETIKNYNVTIQINKDATLTVNEVIDYEFDVMKHGIYRDIPLRSRKEGFDIYRSYVRMNSVKRNGEPEHYSSKSFDEGIRYRVGSANTYVNQGLNTYEFNYTIYNAVFEKDGIYQIYYNAIGQFWEVPIEKATVTVKFSPYGSQIEPKEIEKLEVYTGSYGEKSDNYNIDEKSGEIKISTKNELSPDSGLTFMLNLKTDKINPTFLDKLKLIYYTNPIIILGPVILVILAIYAFITWILFGRDPARKAIIPEFNLPKDMSAMFAAYMDGARDPKEIMNVGVLSLLSKGYITAEDKDGDGKNVKYNKNTEKTNNEKKELYSEEIKLYNALSSSKNNIFKDGDALYSTGISILKNLGDKYNKIIYRHNYGFLVPFILAIPVLVIFSLGGGNSKIGMESGSYFLIFFYILGVFGSILHSIFREINKIFILVGVTIIVMLVSLSMGIPIFVMAICFLVLFFGYMKLIGKYTNEGIRKKEYLQGMKMYIKTAEENQIKKFNDVDEMVSYFKGILPFAVALGVKNEAIKLMRKAIKMNHFNESDFNRNQTLDLWVYNDYALRSSLSREYNTAQEKVYKEKFSSSRGGSSGGFGGGGFSSGGGFSGGGSGGGGGGSW; encoded by the coding sequence ATGGAATATAAGAGTTGCAGAAAACAAAAGAAAATTTTAGTAATATTATTTACGTTTTTTTCTTTTTTTCTGATTAATTCAAAGGCGTTGAAAGCCGAAACGATAAAAAATTACAACGTTACAATCCAGATAAATAAAGATGCTACTTTGACTGTAAATGAAGTAATAGATTATGAATTTGATGTGATGAAACACGGTATTTACAGAGATATTCCTTTGAGATCCCGAAAAGAAGGATTTGACATTTACAGGTCTTATGTGAGAATGAATTCGGTTAAAAGAAACGGAGAGCCTGAACATTATTCTTCGAAAAGTTTTGATGAAGGAATAAGATATAGAGTAGGTTCTGCCAATACATATGTGAATCAGGGACTGAATACATATGAATTTAATTATACTATTTATAATGCAGTGTTTGAAAAAGACGGAATTTATCAAATATATTACAATGCAATAGGACAATTTTGGGAAGTGCCTATAGAGAAAGCGACAGTAACTGTGAAATTTTCTCCTTACGGCAGTCAAATTGAACCGAAAGAAATAGAGAAACTGGAAGTTTATACAGGAAGTTACGGAGAAAAATCCGATAATTACAATATTGATGAAAAGAGCGGGGAAATAAAAATCAGTACAAAAAATGAGCTTAGCCCTGACAGCGGACTTACATTTATGTTAAATTTGAAAACAGACAAAATAAATCCGACTTTTTTAGATAAACTGAAGCTGATTTATTATACAAATCCAATAATTATATTGGGACCTGTTATATTGGTTATTCTGGCGATATATGCTTTCATAACATGGATTTTATTCGGAAGAGATCCTGCACGGAAAGCGATAATACCTGAGTTTAATTTACCGAAAGATATGTCGGCAATGTTTGCAGCTTATATGGACGGAGCAAGGGATCCTAAGGAAATTATGAATGTCGGAGTTTTATCCTTACTTTCCAAAGGATATATAACTGCCGAAGATAAAGATGGTGACGGGAAAAATGTAAAATATAATAAAAATACAGAAAAAACAAATAATGAGAAAAAGGAACTATACAGTGAAGAAATAAAGCTTTATAATGCTTTGTCTTCGAGTAAAAATAATATTTTCAAAGATGGAGATGCTCTTTACAGTACAGGAATAAGCATTTTAAAAAATTTAGGCGATAAGTACAATAAAATTATTTATAGGCATAATTACGGATTTTTAGTTCCGTTTATACTTGCGATTCCTGTTTTGGTTATTTTTTCATTAGGTGGAGGAAACAGTAAAATAGGAATGGAAAGCGGATCTTATTTTTTAATATTCTTTTATATATTGGGAGTATTCGGATCAATACTGCATTCCATATTTAGAGAAATCAATAAAATTTTTATTTTAGTTGGAGTGACAATAATAGTTATGCTTGTATCTCTAAGCATGGGAATACCGATTTTTGTAATGGCTATATGTTTTCTTGTGTTATTTTTCGGATATATGAAACTTATAGGGAAATATACAAATGAAGGTATAAGAAAAAAAGAATATCTTCAAGGAATGAAAATGTATATAAAAACTGCAGAAGAAAATCAGATAAAGAAATTTAACGATGTAGATGAAATGGTAAGTTATTTTAAAGGAATATTGCCTTTTGCAGTGGCTCTCGGAGTAAAAAATGAAGCGATTAAATTAATGAGAAAAGCTATAAAAATGAATCATTTTAATGAAAGTGACTTCAACAGAAATCAAACCTTGGATCTTTGGGTTTATAATGATTACGCATTGAGAAGCTCTTTGTCAAGAGAATATAATACTGCACAGGAAAAAGTATATAAAGAAAAATTCAGTTCTTCAAGAGGAGGTTCATCGGGAGGCTTCGGTGGAGGAGGATTTTCCAGTGGTGGTGGGTTCTCCGGAGGAGGTTCCGGCGGAGGCGGAGGCGGAAGCTGGTAA
- a CDS encoding outer membrane beta-barrel protein: MKKSLLGLFLVIGAASFAASKVEIKGAWDTGGKYYFKNSSTKAKGNAGEVGAEYRYEVIPGLELGGGTSYQFHSKLKKDRGTLYNSVPVYATAKYNFDTGTTVKPYVKGDLGYSINTNKAKDGLYYGVGGGINFNNLNVDVMYKENKGKYTVGQKDHKADYRRVSLGVGYDFNLGY, encoded by the coding sequence ATGAAAAAATCACTATTAGGATTATTTTTAGTAATCGGAGCTGCTTCTTTTGCAGCAAGTAAAGTTGAAATTAAAGGTGCTTGGGATACAGGAGGAAAATATTATTTCAAAAATTCTTCCACTAAAGCAAAAGGAAATGCCGGAGAAGTAGGAGCGGAATACAGATACGAAGTTATTCCTGGACTTGAATTAGGAGGAGGTACATCTTATCAGTTCCACAGCAAACTGAAAAAAGACAGAGGAACTCTTTATAATTCAGTTCCTGTGTATGCTACTGCAAAATACAATTTTGACACAGGAACAACTGTAAAACCTTATGTGAAAGGAGATTTAGGATACTCTATCAATACCAATAAAGCTAAAGACGGATTGTACTACGGAGTAGGAGGAGGTATTAACTTTAATAACCTTAATGTAGACGTTATGTATAAAGAAAACAAAGGAAAATACACTGTAGGACAAAAAGACCATAAAGCCGACTACAGAAGAGTTTCTCTAGGTGTCGGTTATGACTTTAATTTAGGTTATTAA
- a CDS encoding Cof-type HAD-IIB family hydrolase, producing MSEISKKVIKKLIEKGKKFYIATGRAYPDAKNIMESIGIKIPLISANGAVINDADGKEIYRNNLDEKYKNIMLDIDYLGISDSIHINVYSDNRWFLTDKERKINPFEEEPEYMYEVVTPEEVRKKDITKIFYIGKHNDLLKLEKVIFDRTNGEVNVKFTHPECLEIFDINATKANAIKRLGLIDGFTFEDVVAFGDGFNDYEMLKEAKKGFIMKNAHYSLKEALPHLEIVSSNSKNGVAKKLIELYNI from the coding sequence GTGTCGGAAATTTCAAAAAAAGTTATAAAAAAGTTAATAGAAAAGGGCAAAAAATTTTATATAGCTACAGGAAGGGCGTATCCTGATGCCAAAAATATAATGGAATCTATAGGGATAAAAATACCTCTGATTTCAGCAAACGGAGCAGTTATAAACGATGCTGACGGAAAAGAAATATACAGAAACAATTTGGATGAAAAATATAAAAATATAATGCTGGACATAGATTATCTGGGAATATCCGACAGTATTCATATAAATGTTTACAGTGACAACAGATGGTTTTTAACGGATAAGGAAAGAAAAATAAATCCTTTTGAAGAAGAACCCGAATATATGTATGAAGTCGTAACTCCTGAAGAAGTAAGAAAAAAAGATATTACAAAAATATTTTATATAGGAAAACATAATGATTTGCTCAAATTGGAAAAGGTAATATTTGACAGAACTAACGGAGAAGTAAATGTGAAATTTACCCATCCTGAATGTCTTGAAATATTTGATATAAATGCCACAAAAGCAAATGCAATAAAAAGATTAGGACTGATAGATGGATTTACTTTTGAGGATGTAGTGGCTTTCGGTGACGGATTTAATGATTATGAAATGCTGAAAGAGGCAAAAAAAGGATTTATTATGAAAAATGCCCATTATTCCCTGAAAGAAGCACTTCCGCATTTGGAAATTGTGTCTAGTAATTCAAAAAACGGTGTTGCAAAAAAACTGATAGAATTGTATAATATATAA
- a CDS encoding cupin domain-containing protein has product MYGTVKNEAGMLFSGNNFKVVKKILKTGELIPSHNHEEEEIVFSVLKGKMEMFLNDTEKHVLVPGDILNFDGVNFIQGTALEDSEINVTLVKK; this is encoded by the coding sequence ATGTACGGAACAGTAAAAAATGAAGCAGGAATGCTTTTCAGCGGAAATAACTTTAAAGTAGTTAAAAAAATTTTAAAAACGGGAGAATTGATTCCTTCTCATAATCATGAGGAAGAAGAAATAGTTTTTTCCGTTTTAAAAGGAAAAATGGAAATGTTTTTGAATGATACTGAAAAACATGTTCTTGTGCCGGGAGATATATTGAATTTTGACGGTGTAAACTTTATACAAGGTACAGCATTGGAAGATTCCGAAATAAATGTAACTTTAGTGAAGAAATAA